A single genomic interval of Antarcticibacterium arcticum harbors:
- a CDS encoding M4 family metallopeptidase yields the protein MIKQLLKSPTFLFVFWSLGICSLQAQTSTEQITENLRNESRVKSFIMDPVRETPSQIIMDHSAAPLSVFDTPGFLTEILGLAGETTFILEATTSNNGFDVHRFQQYYNGIKVEHGVFKSISRKDIVLAYTAEYYNLPASLNTTASLSEDAALNKALDHIGALTYAWETLDLLEDSPEKTAAYAELYPQGELVLVDNYATSSIDISLAYKFDIYAAEPLSRDDVYVDANTGEILLVDAIIKHANGIHTKNDVVKTLKSTKNPIPVQVFLTGSGDTRYAGNRNFDTSKDENGNFILKGITPSGIENETFSYEGKGGLPLSIPALTMFAEPIADGDSSLLHSETADNNWTAAEHRKDNFSTTNIYPIFNETNNDDVALDAHWGAEVVLDYWKNVHNRFSYDNKGTKVLNFVHYGDAYDNAFWNGSAMTYGDGSYQGGTNPNGSFAPLTSMDVCAHEIGHGVCEFTANLVYQRESGAMNEGFSDIWAAAVENYVLTHIDGSLNYDPWGIGEQIDERDGGLQPGEAGARALRWMDDPKAAGDPDSYGGQNWIEPECGTPTLANDQCGVHTNSGVLNKWYYFMVAGSGQNFSPGFQKQSADDQVTDAGNSYTVVGLGFEKSSQIAYIAETMLSPNAKFADMRATSILVAQTLYGIGSHEEQQTTNAWHAVDIGDAYNTGEPNTITFNNKNIQIYNEANLVNGCEDFNTYSIAIQGVEVSPSASISLSLAGSTATLGEDFDLSTQNLTFNGSEIKHIEVTVYDDAVIEGSESIVLSFVYNGEFHKQEFGISDNDFAPRTGKETFDLLPTEEFSVSGIPAGWSIVSATEGVNTWKTNGNLTAAGKAYVTDGTTDTPYYDQLSGSNTILRSPLINAAGASDITVSFNWEAGGETDPDPSILYDYGEFVFSLDGVNYTSVEKFVGDAAGVAPASGLFSLLLSELDGKSFYLGWRWFNDTLVGTEFSFTIDNVKITALPAGIETQANDQATATVHTGSTVYFLSETDQALIAKIENASEDLGCVTLAVIDEGNSFQTFSNISTARPSKAFSISATNENAPYDITLYFTDDELAAFDVPAELIPIKVDSQNIDDANDRQGNFQLNGVLTEVNAADGFRAFTGTFKGSGTLSTVKDFDYCIAAPSPWKTADIGITNTAGDLCYMDGTFEVTAAGTGISGKSDAFHFTYQELSGDMEIIARVTGLQRTTGSAKAAVMIRETLQADSKFAMTTMSTGLTGATTGFQYRKSTGGTITGTPQASAIPQYIRIVRNGKDVSSYVSSTNGNWQLMGTFKFNTTSDLFLGLAVTSGESGNTTVATFEEVSVTGTPQTQETQMLVSEEPDSTAKQDKTQLTLYPNPAVNNLNVEIEDHTIRQIAIYDVSGKLMKTYNFKSVNNKESIDVSGLYQGMYVLKLQTGTGQFFSEQFLKE from the coding sequence ATGATCAAACAACTACTAAAGAGCCCTACCTTTTTATTTGTTTTTTGGAGTTTAGGAATTTGCTCCCTTCAGGCTCAAACATCTACCGAACAAATTACCGAGAATTTACGCAACGAATCCCGGGTTAAAAGTTTTATAATGGACCCGGTTCGGGAAACCCCTTCTCAAATTATTATGGATCACTCGGCAGCTCCTCTCTCTGTTTTTGACACTCCGGGTTTTCTAACAGAAATTTTGGGTCTTGCAGGGGAAACCACTTTCATACTTGAAGCCACTACCAGCAACAATGGTTTTGATGTTCATAGATTTCAGCAATATTATAATGGAATTAAAGTTGAGCATGGGGTGTTTAAATCAATTTCCAGAAAAGATATAGTCCTCGCATATACTGCAGAATACTACAATTTGCCAGCCAGCCTTAACACTACTGCCAGCTTAAGTGAGGACGCAGCATTAAACAAAGCATTAGATCATATCGGTGCTTTAACCTACGCCTGGGAAACCCTCGATTTATTGGAGGATTCGCCGGAAAAAACCGCGGCTTATGCCGAGCTTTATCCTCAAGGGGAATTAGTACTGGTAGATAATTATGCTACTTCAAGCATTGACATTTCCCTGGCGTATAAATTTGATATTTATGCTGCTGAGCCCCTGTCCCGTGATGATGTGTATGTTGACGCAAATACCGGTGAGATCTTATTGGTTGATGCTATTATAAAACATGCAAATGGAATTCATACAAAAAATGATGTGGTAAAAACCCTGAAAAGCACAAAAAACCCGATTCCTGTACAAGTATTCTTAACAGGGTCTGGAGATACCAGATATGCAGGGAACAGGAATTTTGATACATCTAAAGATGAAAACGGAAATTTTATTTTAAAAGGTATTACACCCAGCGGTATTGAAAATGAAACATTTTCTTACGAAGGAAAAGGGGGATTACCTTTAAGTATTCCTGCACTCACTATGTTCGCTGAACCTATTGCCGATGGGGATAGCAGTCTCCTTCATTCTGAAACTGCAGATAACAACTGGACGGCAGCCGAGCACAGAAAAGACAATTTTTCAACCACAAATATTTATCCCATTTTCAATGAAACCAACAATGACGATGTAGCCCTGGATGCCCATTGGGGAGCAGAGGTTGTTCTGGATTACTGGAAAAATGTTCATAACAGGTTTAGCTATGACAACAAGGGAACAAAAGTTTTAAATTTTGTGCATTATGGGGATGCCTATGACAATGCTTTCTGGAATGGTTCGGCCATGACCTATGGTGATGGGAGTTACCAGGGAGGTACAAACCCAAATGGATCCTTTGCTCCACTTACTTCTATGGATGTTTGTGCCCACGAAATAGGACATGGGGTTTGTGAATTTACTGCAAACCTGGTTTACCAGAGAGAATCTGGCGCTATGAACGAAGGTTTTTCTGACATTTGGGCTGCAGCCGTAGAGAATTATGTGCTTACCCATATTGATGGCAGCCTTAATTATGACCCGTGGGGAATAGGTGAACAGATTGATGAGCGGGATGGAGGATTACAACCGGGAGAAGCAGGTGCCAGAGCTTTACGCTGGATGGATGACCCTAAAGCTGCAGGAGATCCAGATTCTTATGGAGGTCAAAATTGGATAGAACCTGAATGTGGAACTCCTACCCTGGCAAATGATCAATGTGGAGTACATACCAATAGCGGTGTGCTTAACAAATGGTACTACTTCATGGTTGCGGGGAGCGGACAGAACTTCTCACCGGGATTCCAAAAACAATCGGCCGATGATCAGGTTACAGATGCCGGGAACTCTTATACGGTAGTAGGATTAGGTTTTGAGAAATCCTCTCAAATTGCTTACATCGCAGAAACTATGCTTTCGCCTAATGCCAAATTTGCCGATATGCGCGCTACCTCAATTCTTGTGGCTCAAACGCTTTACGGAATTGGTTCTCACGAGGAGCAACAAACTACAAATGCCTGGCATGCTGTAGATATTGGAGATGCCTACAACACCGGGGAACCTAACACCATTACTTTCAATAATAAGAATATTCAAATCTATAATGAAGCCAATTTAGTAAATGGATGTGAAGACTTTAATACCTATTCCATAGCAATCCAGGGCGTGGAAGTATCTCCATCAGCTTCTATTTCCCTTAGCCTGGCTGGAAGTACCGCAACTTTGGGGGAGGATTTTGATCTTTCTACCCAAAATCTCACTTTTAATGGTTCTGAAATTAAACATATTGAGGTGACGGTATATGATGACGCTGTGATTGAAGGAAGTGAGTCCATAGTACTTTCCTTTGTTTATAATGGAGAATTTCACAAGCAGGAGTTTGGGATCTCAGATAATGATTTCGCTCCAAGAACAGGAAAAGAAACTTTTGATCTTTTACCTACTGAAGAATTTTCGGTTTCCGGAATTCCGGCAGGCTGGTCAATAGTTTCGGCAACTGAAGGTGTGAATACCTGGAAAACCAATGGTAACCTCACCGCAGCGGGGAAAGCTTATGTAACTGACGGGACAACTGATACCCCTTATTATGACCAACTATCTGGTTCAAATACCATTTTACGATCTCCTTTAATTAACGCTGCGGGAGCAAGTGATATTACGGTGAGTTTTAATTGGGAAGCAGGAGGAGAAACAGATCCCGATCCCAGTATACTGTATGATTATGGTGAATTTGTGTTCTCTCTAGATGGGGTAAACTATACTTCAGTAGAAAAATTTGTGGGAGATGCTGCGGGAGTGGCCCCGGCAAGTGGATTATTCAGCTTGCTCTTAAGTGAATTGGACGGTAAATCCTTCTATTTGGGCTGGAGATGGTTTAATGATACCCTGGTGGGTACAGAATTCAGTTTTACAATAGACAACGTAAAAATTACCGCGTTACCTGCCGGTATTGAAACTCAGGCCAATGATCAGGCAACAGCTACAGTACATACTGGAAGTACTGTTTATTTCTTAAGTGAGACAGACCAGGCGCTTATTGCTAAAATTGAAAATGCATCTGAAGATCTTGGTTGTGTAACCCTGGCCGTAATAGATGAAGGAAACAGCTTTCAAACATTTTCAAATATCTCTACCGCACGACCATCCAAAGCCTTCAGTATAAGCGCCACAAATGAGAATGCCCCCTATGATATCACCCTTTATTTTACTGATGACGAGTTAGCCGCTTTCGATGTTCCTGCTGAATTGATCCCTATAAAGGTTGACAGCCAAAATATTGACGACGCCAATGACAGACAGGGAAATTTCCAGCTCAACGGAGTACTCACTGAAGTAAATGCTGCAGATGGTTTTAGAGCCTTTACCGGAACTTTTAAGGGTTCAGGGACATTGAGTACTGTGAAAGATTTCGATTACTGTATAGCTGCACCCAGCCCCTGGAAAACAGCTGATATAGGGATTACGAATACAGCCGGAGATCTTTGCTATATGGATGGCACATTTGAGGTCACCGCTGCAGGAACCGGAATTTCAGGAAAATCTGATGCATTTCATTTTACTTACCAGGAACTTTCCGGAGATATGGAAATTATTGCGCGGGTAACAGGATTGCAAAGAACTACTGGTAGCGCCAAGGCGGCCGTGATGATAAGAGAAACTTTACAGGCCGACTCAAAATTTGCAATGACAACTATGAGTACCGGTTTAACCGGTGCTACCACTGGGTTTCAGTATAGAAAATCAACAGGCGGCACAATTACGGGAACTCCTCAGGCTTCTGCAATACCCCAATACATAAGAATTGTTCGCAATGGAAAAGATGTTTCCTCCTATGTATCATCAACAAATGGCAACTGGCAATTAATGGGTACCTTTAAATTCAATACAACGAGTGACCTATTTCTGGGCCTAGCAGTTACCTCGGGAGAAAGTGGAAATACCACGGTAGCCACTTTTGAAGAAGTGAGTGTTACAGGTACCCCACAAACCCAGGAAACACAAATGCTTGTTAGTGAGGAACCAGATTCTACCGCGAAACAGGATAAAACTCAGTTAACTTTGTATCCAAACCCAGCGGTGAACAATCTTAATGTTGAAATTGAAGATCACACCATAAGGCAAATTGCAATTTATGATGTATCCGGTAAGTTGATGAAGACCTACAACTTTAAATCTGTCAACAACAAGGAATCCATTGATGTCTCGGGCCTATATCAGGGCATGTATGTGCTTAAGCTTCAAACCGGAACCGGGCAATTTTTCAGCGAACAATTCCTAAAGGAATAA
- a CDS encoding hydroxypyruvate isomerase family protein, with protein sequence MDRRSFVKKNIAASALLGLGVNGIYASELGNLKHKLPTKNFKLNYAPHLGMFEAHAGSDPVNQLNFMADNGFSAFEDNEMRSRSASVQEKMAVTMSNRNMTMGVFVAHDIYWTKPNLTGGDIALRDEFLKQIEQSVEVAKRVNAKWMTVVPGYVDKRKNMQYQTVNVIESLKRASEILEPHGIIMVLEPLNFRDHPGQFLSESPQCYQICKAVNSPSCKMLFDIYHQQIQEGNLIPNIEASWDEIAYFQVGDNPGRNEPTTGEINYKNVFKFIHSKGFNGVVGMEHGNSIDGKEGELAVIEAYKKSDNF encoded by the coding sequence ATGGATCGTAGATCATTCGTTAAAAAAAATATTGCTGCTTCCGCTTTATTGGGTTTGGGTGTTAACGGGATATATGCCTCGGAATTAGGAAATTTAAAGCACAAGCTTCCGACTAAAAATTTTAAATTGAATTACGCCCCGCATTTGGGAATGTTTGAAGCTCATGCCGGAAGTGATCCTGTAAACCAGCTTAATTTTATGGCCGATAATGGATTTTCAGCCTTTGAGGATAATGAAATGAGAAGTCGTTCTGCGTCGGTTCAGGAAAAGATGGCTGTCACCATGTCCAATAGAAATATGACGATGGGGGTTTTTGTGGCTCATGATATTTATTGGACAAAGCCTAACCTTACCGGTGGTGACATAGCATTGAGGGATGAATTCCTGAAACAGATTGAACAATCTGTTGAGGTTGCAAAAAGGGTAAATGCAAAATGGATGACTGTTGTCCCCGGTTATGTTGATAAGCGAAAAAATATGCAATACCAAACGGTGAATGTTATTGAATCTTTAAAAAGAGCATCTGAAATTCTGGAACCACACGGAATCATTATGGTGCTGGAACCCTTAAATTTTAGGGATCATCCGGGCCAGTTTTTATCTGAATCTCCACAGTGCTATCAAATTTGTAAAGCTGTAAATAGTCCTTCTTGTAAGATGCTATTTGATATTTACCATCAACAAATCCAGGAAGGAAATTTAATTCCAAATATAGAAGCAAGCTGGGATGAAATTGCCTATTTTCAGGTTGGGGACAACCCGGGAAGGAATGAGCCCACAACTGGTGAGATAAATTATAAGAATGTTTTTAAATTTATTCATTCAAAGGGTTTTAATGGCGTAGTAGGTATGGAACATGGAAATTCAATAGATGGAAAGGAAGGGGAACTGGCAGTTATAGAGGCATATAAAAAGAGTGATAATTTTTAG